Proteins from a single region of Oncorhynchus nerka isolate Pitt River linkage group LG18, Oner_Uvic_2.0, whole genome shotgun sequence:
- the LOC115120913 gene encoding zinc finger protein 513-like isoform X2 — MPRRKQSNPQPVKYGVECQPGCLVLDSDFLLSGELCEFGDTEIMGLDRDTGMTVFSLSDDGTSLPASGDSAFPAFLSCKGCRQLMGADLDLGAGLDLGAGLYCLSCEEGLQSESHTAMEDTSQGEESTPAVQSSGGKNRKRSKAGDEEVCMKLYTCSLCSFSSRYSNHLKRHMRTHDGEKPYRCPHCPYASTQRVNLQRHTRTHTGEKPYLCHACSYACSSLGNLRRHQRSHSQEPQPQPQRTHTLKRRSRRKHTHRENGEDAILSDLTVCVREDSDFLQSLGGVASPSLPPSAPLPDLLFPLCCRSCGLTLEGEAEGRGQMCSQCSEFVLSKDIGSSSPTDTDSHTVLPGASKLYRCPLCPFLSLYSNHLARHAHTHSGEKPHRCPQCPYASAHLDNLKRHLRVHTGEKPYRCPQCSYACGNLANLRRHERIHSGAKPFHCSVCGYSCNQSMNLKRHMLRHTGEKPYGCAECDYTTGHWDNYKRHQRKHGHNTHSWDKHTHQDTTADSNTQH, encoded by the exons gtatGACAGTGTTCTCTCTGAGTGATGACGGCACCAGCCTTCCAGCTTCGGGTGACTCAGCCTTCCCAGCATTCCTCTCCTGTAAGGGGTGCCGCCAATTGATGGGGGCCGACCTTGACCTGGGAGCAGGACTTGACTTGGGGGCGGGACTCTACTGCCTGAGCTGCGAAGAGGGCCTCCAATCAGAATCACACACAGCCATGGAGGATACCTCACAGGGGGAGGAGTCAACCCCGGCTGTCCAATCCAGTGGGGGGAAGAACAGGAAGAGGAGTAAGGCGGGTGATGAAGAAGTCTGTATGAAGCTGTACACGTGCTCCCTGTGTAGTTTCTCCTCTCGCTACTCCAACCATCTCAAACGCCACATGAGAACCCATGACGGAGAGAAGCCCTACcgctgtccccactgcccctatgcCTCTACACAGAGGGTGAACctgcagagacacacacgcacacacaccgggGAGAAGCCCTACCTCTGCCATGCCTGCAGCTATGCCTGTAGTTCCCTGGGGAACCTGCGGAGGCACCAGCGCTCGCACAGCCAGGAGCCTCAGCCCCAGccgcagcgcacacacacactgaagagaCGCAGCAgacgaaaacacacacacagagaaaacggTGAAG ATGCCATTTTGTCAGacctgacagtgtgtgtgagggaggacTCTGATTTCCTCCAGTCCCTAGGGGGTgtagcctctccctccctccccccctccgcccctctccctgacctcctcttccccctctgttGTCGCTCCTGTGGCCTCaccctggaaggagaggcggagggCAGAGGACAGATGTGTAGTCAATGTTCTGAGTTTGTCCTCTCTAAGGATATAGGCTCCTCCAGCCCCACTGACACAGACTCGCACACAGTCCTGCCGGGGGCCAGTAAGCTGTATCGCTGCCctctctgccccttcctctccctctactccaACCACCTGGCCCGACACGCCCACACCCACAGCGGGGAGAAGCCCCACCGCTGCCCCCAGTGCCCTTATGCCTCGGCCCACCTGGACAACCTGAAACGCCACCTCCGGGTCCACACGGGGGAGAAGCCCTACCGCTGTCCCCAGTGCTCGTACGCCTGTGGGAACCTGGCCAACCTGAGGCGCCATGAGAGGATTCACTCTGGAGCCAAGCCGTTCCACTGCTCTGTGTGTGGCTACAGCTGTAACCAGAGTATGAACCTGAAGAGACACATGTTGAGACACACGGGGGAGAAGCCGTATGGCTGTGCTGAGTGTGACTACACTACGGGACACTGGGACAACTACAAACGTCATCAGAGGAAACacggacacaacacacacagctgggacaaacacacacaccaggacactacagcagacagcaacacacagcactga
- the LOC115120913 gene encoding zinc finger protein 513-like isoform X3 yields the protein MPRRKQSNPQPVKCMTVFSLSDDGTSLPASGDSAFPAFLSCKGCRQLMGADLDLGAGLDLGAGLYCLSCEEGLQSESHTAMEDTSQGEESTPAVQSSGGKNRKRSKAGDEEVCMKLYTCSLCSFSSRYSNHLKRHMRTHDGEKPYRCPHCPYASTQRVNLQRHTRTHTGEKPYLCHACSYACSSLGNLRRHQRSHSQEPQPQPQRTHTLKRRSRRKHTHRENGEDAILSDLTVCVREDSDFLQSLGGVASPSLPPSAPLPDLLFPLCCRSCGLTLEGEAEGRGQMCSQCSEFVLSKDIGSSSPTDTDSHTVLPGASKLYRCPLCPFLSLYSNHLARHAHTHSGEKPHRCPQCPYASAHLDNLKRHLRVHTGEKPYRCPQCSYACGNLANLRRHERIHSGAKPFHCSVCGYSCNQSMNLKRHMLRHTGEKPYGCAECDYTTGHWDNYKRHQRKHGHNTHSWDKHTHQDTTADSNTQH from the exons gtatGACAGTGTTCTCTCTGAGTGATGACGGCACCAGCCTTCCAGCTTCGGGTGACTCAGCCTTCCCAGCATTCCTCTCCTGTAAGGGGTGCCGCCAATTGATGGGGGCCGACCTTGACCTGGGAGCAGGACTTGACTTGGGGGCGGGACTCTACTGCCTGAGCTGCGAAGAGGGCCTCCAATCAGAATCACACACAGCCATGGAGGATACCTCACAGGGGGAGGAGTCAACCCCGGCTGTCCAATCCAGTGGGGGGAAGAACAGGAAGAGGAGTAAGGCGGGTGATGAAGAAGTCTGTATGAAGCTGTACACGTGCTCCCTGTGTAGTTTCTCCTCTCGCTACTCCAACCATCTCAAACGCCACATGAGAACCCATGACGGAGAGAAGCCCTACcgctgtccccactgcccctatgcCTCTACACAGAGGGTGAACctgcagagacacacacgcacacacaccgggGAGAAGCCCTACCTCTGCCATGCCTGCAGCTATGCCTGTAGTTCCCTGGGGAACCTGCGGAGGCACCAGCGCTCGCACAGCCAGGAGCCTCAGCCCCAGccgcagcgcacacacacactgaagagaCGCAGCAgacgaaaacacacacacagagaaaacggTGAAG ATGCCATTTTGTCAGacctgacagtgtgtgtgagggaggacTCTGATTTCCTCCAGTCCCTAGGGGGTgtagcctctccctccctccccccctccgcccctctccctgacctcctcttccccctctgttGTCGCTCCTGTGGCCTCaccctggaaggagaggcggagggCAGAGGACAGATGTGTAGTCAATGTTCTGAGTTTGTCCTCTCTAAGGATATAGGCTCCTCCAGCCCCACTGACACAGACTCGCACACAGTCCTGCCGGGGGCCAGTAAGCTGTATCGCTGCCctctctgccccttcctctccctctactccaACCACCTGGCCCGACACGCCCACACCCACAGCGGGGAGAAGCCCCACCGCTGCCCCCAGTGCCCTTATGCCTCGGCCCACCTGGACAACCTGAAACGCCACCTCCGGGTCCACACGGGGGAGAAGCCCTACCGCTGTCCCCAGTGCTCGTACGCCTGTGGGAACCTGGCCAACCTGAGGCGCCATGAGAGGATTCACTCTGGAGCCAAGCCGTTCCACTGCTCTGTGTGTGGCTACAGCTGTAACCAGAGTATGAACCTGAAGAGACACATGTTGAGACACACGGGGGAGAAGCCGTATGGCTGTGCTGAGTGTGACTACACTACGGGACACTGGGACAACTACAAACGTCATCAGAGGAAACacggacacaacacacacagctgggacaaacacacacaccaggacactacagcagacagcaacacacagcactga
- the LOC115120913 gene encoding zinc finger protein 513-like isoform X1 — MPRRKQSNPQPVKLDGVECQPGCLVLDSDFLLSGELCEFGDTEIMGLDRDTGMTVFSLSDDGTSLPASGDSAFPAFLSCKGCRQLMGADLDLGAGLDLGAGLYCLSCEEGLQSESHTAMEDTSQGEESTPAVQSSGGKNRKRSKAGDEEVCMKLYTCSLCSFSSRYSNHLKRHMRTHDGEKPYRCPHCPYASTQRVNLQRHTRTHTGEKPYLCHACSYACSSLGNLRRHQRSHSQEPQPQPQRTHTLKRRSRRKHTHRENGEDAILSDLTVCVREDSDFLQSLGGVASPSLPPSAPLPDLLFPLCCRSCGLTLEGEAEGRGQMCSQCSEFVLSKDIGSSSPTDTDSHTVLPGASKLYRCPLCPFLSLYSNHLARHAHTHSGEKPHRCPQCPYASAHLDNLKRHLRVHTGEKPYRCPQCSYACGNLANLRRHERIHSGAKPFHCSVCGYSCNQSMNLKRHMLRHTGEKPYGCAECDYTTGHWDNYKRHQRKHGHNTHSWDKHTHQDTTADSNTQH, encoded by the exons gtatGACAGTGTTCTCTCTGAGTGATGACGGCACCAGCCTTCCAGCTTCGGGTGACTCAGCCTTCCCAGCATTCCTCTCCTGTAAGGGGTGCCGCCAATTGATGGGGGCCGACCTTGACCTGGGAGCAGGACTTGACTTGGGGGCGGGACTCTACTGCCTGAGCTGCGAAGAGGGCCTCCAATCAGAATCACACACAGCCATGGAGGATACCTCACAGGGGGAGGAGTCAACCCCGGCTGTCCAATCCAGTGGGGGGAAGAACAGGAAGAGGAGTAAGGCGGGTGATGAAGAAGTCTGTATGAAGCTGTACACGTGCTCCCTGTGTAGTTTCTCCTCTCGCTACTCCAACCATCTCAAACGCCACATGAGAACCCATGACGGAGAGAAGCCCTACcgctgtccccactgcccctatgcCTCTACACAGAGGGTGAACctgcagagacacacacgcacacacaccgggGAGAAGCCCTACCTCTGCCATGCCTGCAGCTATGCCTGTAGTTCCCTGGGGAACCTGCGGAGGCACCAGCGCTCGCACAGCCAGGAGCCTCAGCCCCAGccgcagcgcacacacacactgaagagaCGCAGCAgacgaaaacacacacacagagaaaacggTGAAG ATGCCATTTTGTCAGacctgacagtgtgtgtgagggaggacTCTGATTTCCTCCAGTCCCTAGGGGGTgtagcctctccctccctccccccctccgcccctctccctgacctcctcttccccctctgttGTCGCTCCTGTGGCCTCaccctggaaggagaggcggagggCAGAGGACAGATGTGTAGTCAATGTTCTGAGTTTGTCCTCTCTAAGGATATAGGCTCCTCCAGCCCCACTGACACAGACTCGCACACAGTCCTGCCGGGGGCCAGTAAGCTGTATCGCTGCCctctctgccccttcctctccctctactccaACCACCTGGCCCGACACGCCCACACCCACAGCGGGGAGAAGCCCCACCGCTGCCCCCAGTGCCCTTATGCCTCGGCCCACCTGGACAACCTGAAACGCCACCTCCGGGTCCACACGGGGGAGAAGCCCTACCGCTGTCCCCAGTGCTCGTACGCCTGTGGGAACCTGGCCAACCTGAGGCGCCATGAGAGGATTCACTCTGGAGCCAAGCCGTTCCACTGCTCTGTGTGTGGCTACAGCTGTAACCAGAGTATGAACCTGAAGAGACACATGTTGAGACACACGGGGGAGAAGCCGTATGGCTGTGCTGAGTGTGACTACACTACGGGACACTGGGACAACTACAAACGTCATCAGAGGAAACacggacacaacacacacagctgggacaaacacacacaccaggacactacagcagacagcaacacacagcactga